Proteins from a single region of Lelliottia sp. JS-SCA-14:
- a CDS encoding YqgE/AlgH family protein, producing MNLQHHFLIAMPALQDPIFRRSVVYICEYSEDGAMGIIINKPLENLQIEGILEKLKITPEDRAPEIRLDKPVMLGGPLAEDRGFILHTPPGFSSSIRVSDNTVITTSRDVLETLGTHNQPSEVLVALGYSSWEKGQLEQEILDNAWLTAPADLNILFKTPIADRWREAAKLIGIDIQTMPGVAGHA from the coding sequence ATGAATTTACAGCATCACTTTCTTATTGCCATGCCTGCTCTCCAGGACCCGATTTTCCGTCGCTCGGTCGTTTATATCTGCGAATACAGCGAAGACGGCGCGATGGGGATTATCATCAACAAACCGCTGGAAAATCTGCAAATCGAGGGCATTCTTGAAAAACTCAAGATCACCCCTGAAGATCGCGCCCCGGAGATCCGCCTTGATAAGCCGGTGATGCTCGGCGGCCCGCTGGCAGAAGATCGTGGCTTTATTCTGCACACCCCTCCGGGTTTCTCCTCCAGCATTCGCGTTTCCGATAATACGGTTATCACCACCTCACGCGACGTGCTGGAAACCCTGGGCACACACAATCAGCCTTCCGAAGTGCTGGTCGCGCTGGGCTACTCCTCCTGGGAGAAAGGCCAGCTGGAGCAGGAGATCCTCGACAACGCGTGGCTCACCGCCCCGGCCGACCTGAATATTCTGTTTAAAACTCCGATCGCCGATCGCTGGCGTGAAGCGGCGAAACTCATTGGTATCGACATCCAGACCATGCCTGGCGTAGCGGGGCACGCATAA
- a CDS encoding type IV pilus twitching motility protein PilT, whose product MDMEEIVALSVKHNVSDLHLCSDSPPRWRRLGKLEPAPFPPPDVALLLKSWLNDEQQGAWWANGHVDFAVTLLGGQRLRASAFVHIHGVSLTLRLLPVECPQLSTLGVPRVIPDLLSSDNGLILVTGATGSGKSTTLAAMVDYLNHHCDGHILTLEDPVEYVYQSHRCLIQQREIGLHCPTFAQALRAALREDPDVILLGELRDSETIRLALTAAETGHLVLATLHTRGASQAIERLVDTFPAGEKDPVRNQLAGSLRAVLAQKLMRDVQGGRVALFEMLVNTPASANLIREGKTWQLPGVIQTGQQAGMQNFDQSLAERKAQGRL is encoded by the coding sequence ATGGATATGGAAGAAATTGTGGCCCTTAGTGTAAAGCATAATGTCTCGGATCTACACCTGTGCAGCGATTCCCCGCCGCGCTGGCGTAGATTAGGCAAACTCGAACCAGCGCCGTTTCCCCCGCCCGATGTTGCGCTGCTGTTAAAGTCCTGGCTGAATGACGAACAGCAGGGCGCCTGGTGGGCGAACGGTCACGTGGATTTTGCGGTGACGTTGCTCGGTGGTCAGCGATTACGCGCCAGCGCGTTTGTGCATATTCATGGCGTCTCGCTCACGCTGAGGCTCCTGCCGGTGGAGTGCCCGCAGCTCTCGACGCTCGGCGTACCGCGCGTCATTCCCGATCTGCTCTCCAGTGACAATGGCCTGATTCTGGTCACGGGAGCGACCGGCAGCGGCAAATCCACCACGCTGGCGGCAATGGTGGATTATCTCAACCACCACTGCGACGGGCATATTCTGACGCTGGAAGATCCTGTGGAGTATGTCTATCAAAGCCACCGCTGTCTGATCCAGCAGCGTGAGATCGGCCTGCACTGCCCGACATTTGCGCAGGCGCTACGGGCGGCGCTGCGCGAAGATCCTGATGTCATTCTTCTGGGCGAACTGCGCGACAGCGAAACGATCCGCCTGGCACTCACGGCGGCGGAGACCGGGCATCTGGTGCTGGCGACGCTGCATACGCGCGGAGCATCGCAGGCCATTGAACGGCTGGTGGACACTTTCCCGGCCGGAGAGAAAGATCCGGTGCGTAATCAGCTGGCAGGAAGTTTACGTGCAGTACTGGCGCAAAAGCTGATGCGGGACGTTCAGGGCGGGCGCGTGGCGCTGTTCGAGATGCTGGTCAACACACCGGCTTCGGCAAACTTGATTCGCGAGGGGAAAACCTGGCAGTTGCCCGGCGTGATTCAGACCGGGCAGCAGGCGGGCATGCAGAACTTTGACCAGAGTCTCGCCGAGCGCAAAGCGCAGGGAAGGCTTTAG
- a CDS encoding YggS family pyridoxal phosphate-dependent enzyme, with amino-acid sequence MNDIAHNLAQVRDKISAAATRCGRASEEVSLLAVSKTKPASAIAEAIDAGQRAFGENYVQEGVDKIRYFQQAGKASLQWHFIGPLQSNKSRLVAEHFDWCHTVDRLRIATRLSDQRPAGMAPLNILIQINISDENSKSGITLAELDALAEQVAELPGLTLRGLMAIPAPETSYDRQFAVAQQMAVAFEALKARYTTVDTLSLGMSDDMEAAIAAGSTMVRIGTAIFGARDYTPK; translated from the coding sequence ATGAACGACATTGCGCATAACCTGGCACAGGTCAGGGACAAAATCTCAGCCGCTGCAACGCGTTGCGGCCGTGCTTCAGAAGAAGTTTCGTTGCTTGCAGTGAGTAAAACCAAGCCTGCGAGCGCCATCGCAGAAGCCATCGACGCCGGGCAGCGTGCTTTTGGTGAAAACTACGTTCAGGAGGGTGTGGACAAAATTCGCTATTTCCAGCAAGCCGGGAAGGCGAGCCTACAATGGCACTTTATCGGCCCGCTGCAGTCGAACAAAAGTCGGCTGGTCGCAGAGCATTTCGACTGGTGTCATACGGTCGACCGCCTGCGTATCGCGACGCGGTTGAGCGACCAACGCCCTGCCGGGATGGCTCCACTTAACATCCTGATTCAAATCAATATTAGTGATGAGAACAGTAAGTCAGGTATCACTCTGGCTGAGCTGGATGCGCTGGCCGAACAGGTGGCGGAACTGCCCGGTCTGACGTTGCGTGGACTGATGGCGATTCCGGCACCCGAAACGAGTTACGACAGGCAGTTTGCCGTAGCACAGCAAATGGCTGTAGCATTTGAGGCGCTTAAAGCGCGCTACACCACCGTAGACACGCTTTCACTGGGCATGTCAGACGATATGGAAGCCGCCATCGCGGCAGGCAGCACTATGGTGCGCATCGGCACAGCTATTTTCGGTGCGCGCGATTACACCCCAAAATAA
- a CDS encoding endonuclease domain-containing protein, whose translation MEKSKQLRKGMTPEELHLWYLLRGRRFYGFKFRRQMPIGSYIVDFACFEARLIVELDGGQHQDDYEYDLRRTAFLNASGWRVIRFWNNEFRTNEEGVLGAILDGLNRLVPSPQPSPKGRGS comes from the coding sequence ATGGAAAAATCTAAACAACTCCGCAAAGGTATGACTCCCGAAGAACTTCACCTCTGGTATTTACTCCGGGGGCGTCGTTTTTACGGGTTCAAGTTTCGTCGCCAGATGCCCATAGGGTCATACATTGTGGATTTTGCCTGCTTTGAGGCAAGGTTGATTGTCGAGCTTGATGGCGGCCAGCATCAGGATGATTATGAGTATGACTTACGCAGGACTGCGTTTTTGAACGCCAGCGGCTGGCGAGTGATTCGTTTCTGGAATAATGAATTCAGGACGAATGAGGAAGGGGTTTTGGGTGCCATTTTGGACGGTTTGAATCGTCTGGTCCCCTCACCCCAGCCCTCTCCCAAAGGGAGAGGGAGCTAA
- the endA gene encoding deoxyribonuclease I, which produces MSRNYSFAVALLATVLTGPALADGINNFSQAKAAGVKVNADAPGDFYCGCKINWQGKKGVVDLESCGYKVRKNENRANRIEWEHVVPAWQFGHQRQCWQDGGRKNCAKDPVYRQIESDMHNLQPAVGEVNGDRANFMYSQWNGGEGQYGQCGMKVDFKEKVAEPPARARGSIARTYFYMRDRYELNLSRQQTQLFNAWDKQYPVTDWECERDNRIAKVQGNHNPYVQRACQAQKS; this is translated from the coding sequence ATGTCCCGTAATTATTCTTTCGCTGTTGCCCTTCTGGCGACAGTGCTCACAGGCCCTGCGCTGGCCGACGGTATCAACAATTTTTCTCAGGCCAAAGCCGCAGGCGTCAAGGTGAACGCCGATGCACCGGGTGATTTCTACTGCGGCTGCAAAATTAACTGGCAGGGTAAAAAAGGGGTCGTTGACCTCGAGTCGTGCGGTTACAAAGTGCGTAAAAACGAAAACCGCGCCAACCGAATCGAATGGGAACATGTGGTTCCGGCATGGCAATTTGGCCACCAGCGTCAGTGCTGGCAGGACGGCGGGCGTAAAAACTGCGCCAAAGATCCGGTCTATCGCCAGATCGAAAGTGATATGCACAACCTGCAACCGGCCGTGGGCGAAGTGAATGGCGACCGCGCCAACTTCATGTACAGCCAGTGGAACGGCGGCGAGGGCCAGTACGGCCAGTGCGGAATGAAGGTCGATTTCAAAGAGAAAGTCGCCGAGCCGCCGGCCCGCGCGCGCGGCAGCATCGCCCGCACCTACTTCTATATGCGCGATCGCTACGAGCTGAATCTCTCCCGCCAGCAAACTCAGCTGTTCAACGCCTGGGATAAGCAGTATCCGGTCACCGACTGGGAGTGCGAGCGCGATAACCGCATCGCCAAAGTCCAGGGGAATCACAACCCGTACGTGCAGCGCGCTTGCCAGGCGCAAAAGAGCTAA
- the rsmE gene encoding 16S rRNA (uracil(1498)-N(3))-methyltransferase has translation MRIPRIYHPELIAAGSEIALSDEAANHVGRVLRMGAGQAVQLFDGSNQVFDAEITRADKKSVQVNVLRGEVDDRESPLHIHLGQVMSRGEKMEFTIQKSIELGVSLITPLFSERCGVKLDAERLNKKIQQWQKIAIAACEQCGRNRIPEIRPPMDLEAWCAEEESGLKLNLHPRASASINTLPLPVERVRLLIGPEGGLSADEIAMTARYQFTDILLGPRVLRTETTALTAITALQVRFGDLG, from the coding sequence ATGCGCATCCCCCGCATTTATCACCCGGAACTGATTGCCGCTGGCAGTGAAATTGCTCTTTCCGACGAAGCCGCCAACCATGTTGGCCGCGTACTGCGCATGGGCGCGGGCCAGGCCGTGCAGCTTTTCGACGGCAGCAACCAGGTTTTCGACGCCGAAATCACCCGCGCCGATAAAAAGAGCGTGCAGGTTAACGTCCTGCGCGGCGAAGTGGATGACCGGGAATCCCCGCTGCATATCCATCTGGGCCAGGTGATGTCGCGCGGTGAAAAGATGGAATTCACCATCCAGAAATCGATCGAACTGGGTGTAAGCCTCATTACGCCACTTTTTTCTGAGCGCTGTGGCGTTAAACTGGATGCTGAACGTCTGAACAAAAAGATTCAGCAGTGGCAGAAGATCGCCATCGCCGCGTGCGAACAGTGCGGCCGCAACCGCATTCCGGAGATCCGCCCGCCGATGGATTTAGAGGCGTGGTGCGCCGAAGAAGAGAGCGGCCTGAAGCTCAACCTGCACCCGCGCGCCAGCGCCAGCATCAACACGCTGCCGCTGCCGGTCGAGCGCGTACGACTGCTGATTGGCCCGGAAGGCGGGCTGTCGGCGGACGAAATTGCCATGACCGCACGTTATCAATTTACTGATATTCTGTTGGGACCTCGCGTTCTACGTACTGAGACGACTGCACTCACAGCCATCACCGCACTGCAGGTGCGTTTTGGCGATCTGGGTTGA
- the gshB gene encoding glutathione synthase, whose product MIKLGIVMDPIASINIKKDSSFAMLLEAQRRGYQLHYMEMADLYLNNGEARARTRIVNVEQNYDKWYEFGSEQDIPLAELDVILMRKDPPFDTEFIYCTYILERAEEKGTLIVNKPQSLRDCNEKLYTAWFSDLTPETLVTRNKAQLKAFWQKHGDIILKPLDGMGGASIFRVKEGDPNLGVIAETLTEHGTRYCMAQNYIPAIVDGDKRVLVVDGEPVPYCLARIPQGGETRGNLAAGGRGEPRPLTDSDWEIARRVGPMLKAKGLIFVGLDIIGDRLTEVNVTSPTCIREIEAEFPVSITGMLMDAIEKRLKQ is encoded by the coding sequence ATGATCAAGCTCGGCATCGTGATGGACCCCATCGCAAGCATTAACATCAAGAAAGATTCCAGCTTCGCAATGCTGCTGGAAGCACAGCGTCGCGGCTACCAGCTCCATTACATGGAGATGGCCGATCTTTACCTGAACAATGGTGAAGCCCGCGCCCGCACGCGCATCGTTAACGTCGAGCAAAATTACGATAAATGGTACGAGTTCGGTTCTGAGCAGGACATCCCCCTCGCAGAACTCGACGTGATCCTGATGCGTAAAGATCCTCCGTTCGACACCGAATTCATTTACTGCACCTATATCCTTGAGCGTGCTGAAGAGAAAGGCACGCTGATCGTCAACAAACCGCAGAGTCTGCGCGACTGTAACGAGAAGCTGTATACCGCCTGGTTCTCCGATCTGACACCAGAGACCCTGGTCACCCGCAACAAAGCGCAGCTGAAAGCCTTCTGGCAGAAGCACGGCGATATCATCCTCAAGCCGCTGGACGGCATGGGCGGTGCGTCGATCTTCCGCGTCAAAGAGGGTGACCCGAACCTTGGCGTGATCGCAGAAACCCTGACCGAGCACGGCACCCGCTACTGCATGGCGCAGAACTACATTCCGGCCATCGTGGATGGCGACAAACGCGTGCTGGTGGTTGACGGCGAGCCGGTGCCTTACTGCCTGGCGCGTATTCCGCAGGGCGGCGAAACCCGTGGTAACCTGGCCGCCGGTGGCCGTGGCGAACCGCGTCCCCTGACCGACAGCGACTGGGAAATCGCCCGCCGCGTCGGCCCGATGCTGAAAGCCAAAGGGCTGATTTTCGTCGGCCTGGATATCATCGGCGACCGCCTGACGGAAGTGAATGTCACAAGCCCAACCTGTATCCGCGAAATCGAAGCCGAGTTCCCGGTCTCCATTACCGGCATGCTGATGGACGCGATCGAAAAACGTCTGAAGCAGTAA
- the hemW gene encoding radical SAM family heme chaperone HemW, translated as MANLPPLSLYIHIPWCVQKCPYCDFNSHALKGEVPHDDYVQHLLTDLDADVPYAQGREVKTIFIGGGTPSLLSGPAMQTLLDGVRARLNLAADAEITMEANPGTVEADRFVEYQRAGVNRISIGVQSFSEPKLKRLGRIHGPEEAKRAAHLATGLGLRSFNLDLMHGLPDQSLEEALDDLRQAIELNPPHLSWYQLTIEPNTLFGSRPPVLPDDDALWDIFEQGHQLLTAAGYQQYETSAYAKPGYQCQHNLNYWRFGDYLGIGCGAHGKVTFPNGRILRTAKTRHPRGYMEGRYLERQHDVEVEDKPFEFFMNRFRLLEAAPRAEFALYTGLPESVIRPQIDEALAKGYLTECDAFWQITEHGKLFLNSLLELFLAEES; from the coding sequence ATGGCTAATTTGCCACCTCTGAGTCTTTATATTCACATCCCGTGGTGCGTGCAGAAATGCCCGTACTGCGATTTCAATTCGCACGCGCTGAAAGGCGAAGTGCCGCATGACGACTACGTTCAGCATCTGTTAACCGATCTGGATGCCGACGTACCTTACGCACAGGGACGTGAAGTTAAGACCATTTTTATTGGTGGCGGTACGCCGAGCCTGCTCTCTGGCCCGGCGATGCAAACGCTGCTGGACGGCGTGCGAGCGCGCCTGAATCTGGCAGCCGATGCGGAAATTACGATGGAAGCCAACCCTGGCACCGTTGAGGCCGACCGTTTTGTCGAGTATCAGCGCGCCGGGGTGAACCGTATTTCGATTGGCGTCCAGAGTTTTAGCGAACCTAAACTCAAGCGACTGGGGCGTATCCACGGTCCGGAAGAGGCGAAGCGCGCGGCGCACCTGGCAACCGGCCTGGGGCTGCGCAGCTTTAACCTCGATTTGATGCACGGTCTGCCCGACCAGTCTCTGGAAGAGGCGCTGGACGATCTGCGCCAGGCCATCGAGCTGAACCCGCCGCATCTCTCCTGGTATCAGCTGACGATTGAGCCGAACACGCTGTTTGGTTCGCGCCCGCCGGTCCTGCCCGACGACGACGCCCTGTGGGATATTTTCGAACAAGGTCATCAGTTGCTGACAGCGGCGGGTTATCAGCAGTACGAAACCTCCGCCTACGCGAAGCCGGGCTATCAGTGTCAGCACAACCTCAACTACTGGCGTTTTGGTGATTACTTAGGGATTGGCTGCGGCGCGCACGGCAAAGTGACCTTCCCCAATGGGCGCATTCTGCGTACCGCCAAAACCCGTCATCCGCGAGGGTATATGGAAGGGCGTTATCTGGAGCGTCAGCACGACGTGGAAGTGGAGGATAAACCCTTCGAGTTCTTCATGAACCGCTTCCGCCTGCTGGAAGCCGCGCCGCGCGCGGAGTTTGCGCTCTACACCGGCTTGCCGGAATCGGTGATTCGCCCGCAGATTGATGAAGCGCTGGCGAAAGGGTATCTGACGGAGTGCGACGCATTCTGGCAGATCACCGAACACGGGAAGTTGTTCCTTAACTCCCTGCTTGAGCTGTTCCTCGCCGAAGAGTCCTGA
- a CDS encoding SprT family zinc-dependent metalloprotease, translating into MKTPRLPIALQQAVMHALRDKLAQANLKLGRNYPEPKLVYQQRGTSAGTAWLESYEIRLNPVLMMENEQAFIEEVVPHELAHLLVWKHFGRVAPHGKEWKWMMEAVLGVPARRTHQFELESVRRNTFPYRCQCQQHQLTVRRHNRVVRGEATYRCVKCGEPLVAE; encoded by the coding sequence ATGAAAACCCCACGCCTTCCCATTGCCCTCCAGCAAGCCGTCATGCACGCATTGCGGGATAAACTCGCGCAAGCCAACCTTAAACTCGGGCGCAACTATCCTGAACCCAAACTGGTCTATCAGCAGCGTGGTACCTCGGCGGGCACCGCCTGGCTTGAATCCTATGAGATCCGCCTGAATCCGGTGCTGATGATGGAAAACGAGCAGGCGTTTATCGAGGAAGTGGTCCCGCACGAACTGGCGCACTTGCTGGTGTGGAAACACTTTGGCCGCGTGGCCCCGCACGGCAAAGAGTGGAAGTGGATGATGGAAGCCGTGCTCGGCGTTCCCGCCCGGCGCACGCACCAGTTCGAGCTGGAATCAGTACGGCGTAACACCTTCCCCTATCGCTGCCAGTGCCAGCAGCATCAGCTGACCGTCCGGCGTCATAATCGCGTGGTGCGCGGCGAAGCCACCTACCGCTGTGTCAAATGCGGTGAACCGCTGGTCGCAGAATAA
- the trmB gene encoding tRNA (guanosine(46)-N7)-methyltransferase TrmB has product MKNDVISPEFDENGRPLRRIRSFVRRQGRLTKGQQHALDNYWPVMGVEFSEQPVDFAELFGRDAPITLEIGFGMGSSLVTMAKARPEQNFLGIEVHSPGVGACLATAHEEGVENLRVMCHDAVEVLHKMIPDNSLNMVQLFFPDPWHKARHNKRRIVQAEFAELVKSKLKLGGVFHMATDWEPYAEHMLEVMSSLDGYKNQSQSNDYVPRPDSRPVTKFEQRGHRLGHGVWDLMFERVK; this is encoded by the coding sequence ATGAAAAACGACGTCATTTCACCGGAATTTGATGAAAACGGTCGCCCGCTGCGCCGTATTCGCAGCTTTGTCCGCCGTCAGGGGCGCCTGACAAAAGGGCAGCAACATGCGCTGGATAACTACTGGCCGGTGATGGGCGTTGAGTTCAGCGAACAGCCAGTCGACTTCGCCGAACTGTTTGGTCGCGATGCGCCGATCACCCTGGAGATCGGTTTCGGTATGGGTTCTTCACTGGTGACGATGGCGAAAGCGCGTCCGGAGCAGAATTTCCTCGGCATCGAAGTGCACTCACCGGGCGTGGGCGCATGCCTTGCCACCGCGCACGAAGAGGGCGTCGAGAACCTGCGCGTCATGTGCCACGATGCGGTCGAAGTGCTGCACAAAATGATTCCTGACAATTCTTTGAACATGGTTCAACTCTTTTTCCCTGACCCGTGGCACAAAGCACGTCATAATAAACGCCGTATCGTTCAGGCAGAATTTGCTGAGCTTGTGAAAAGTAAGCTAAAACTGGGCGGTGTCTTCCATATGGCCACCGACTGGGAACCTTACGCGGAACACATGCTGGAAGTGATGTCGTCACTCGACGGGTATAAAAACCAGTCACAGAGCAACGACTACGTACCGCGACCGGATTCACGTCCGGTAACGAAATTTGAACAGCGTGGCCATCGTCTTGGTCACGGTGTATGGGACTTAATGTTCGAGAGGGTTAAATAA
- a CDS encoding DUF2884 domain-containing protein translates to MMRKTLLAVALMTTALTAHAEYKCEVTPRDDVILSPQTVQVKGENGNLVITPDGNVMYNGKQYTLSAAQREQAKDYQADLRSALPWIDEGALTRVEKGRVALDKIIAKEVGESSNMRTRLTKLDAQLKEQMNRIIEHRTDGLTFHYKAIDQVRADGQNLVNQAMGGILQDSINEMGAKAVLKGGGNPLQGVLGSLGGLQTSIQNEWKNQEADFQKFGKDVCQRVVTLEDSRKALVGTLK, encoded by the coding sequence ATGATGCGCAAAACGCTGCTGGCTGTGGCATTGATGACCACCGCGTTAACTGCCCATGCGGAATACAAATGTGAAGTCACACCGCGCGACGATGTGATTCTCAGCCCGCAAACCGTTCAGGTAAAAGGTGAGAACGGTAATCTGGTGATCACGCCTGATGGCAACGTGATGTACAACGGCAAACAATATACCCTGAGCGCGGCCCAACGCGAGCAGGCGAAAGATTATCAGGCGGATCTCCGCTCGGCGCTGCCGTGGATCGACGAAGGCGCTTTGACGCGCGTCGAGAAAGGCCGCGTGGCGCTGGATAAGATCATCGCTAAAGAGGTGGGTGAGAGCAGCAATATGCGCACCCGCCTGACCAAGCTGGACGCCCAGCTGAAAGAGCAGATGAACCGCATCATTGAGCACCGTACGGATGGCCTGACGTTCCACTATAAGGCTATCGATCAGGTCCGTGCCGACGGCCAGAACCTGGTGAACCAGGCGATGGGCGGCATCCTGCAGGACAGCATCAATGAGATGGGTGCGAAAGCCGTGCTGAAAGGCGGCGGTAATCCACTGCAGGGCGTATTAGGCAGCCTGGGCGGATTGCAGACTTCGATTCAGAACGAATGGAAGAATCAGGAAGCGGATTTCCAGAAGTTTGGTAAAGACGTGTGCCAGCGCGTCGTGACGCTGGAAGATAGCCGGAAGGCGCTGGTGGGGACGCTTAAGTAA
- a CDS encoding YggT family protein produces the protein MKTLTFLLSTVIELYTMALLLRVWMQWARCDFYNPFSQFVVKITQPVIGPLRRVIPPMGPIDSASLLVAFVLSIIKAIVLFMVVTFQPIIWIAAVLILLKTIGLLIFWVLLVMAVMSWVSRGRSPVEYAMIQLTEPLLRPIRNLLPAMGGIDFSPMILVLLLYVLNMGIAELLQSTGNMLLPGLWMAL, from the coding sequence ATGAAGACGTTGACTTTCCTGCTCTCAACGGTCATTGAGCTGTATACGATGGCGCTGCTGTTGCGCGTCTGGATGCAGTGGGCCCGCTGTGATTTTTATAACCCCTTCTCGCAGTTTGTCGTGAAAATCACGCAGCCTGTGATTGGGCCGCTGCGCCGCGTGATCCCGCCGATGGGGCCAATCGACAGCGCCTCCCTGCTGGTGGCGTTTGTGCTCAGTATCATCAAAGCCATCGTGCTGTTTATGGTGGTCACCTTCCAGCCGATCATCTGGATCGCCGCCGTATTAATCCTGCTGAAAACCATCGGCCTGCTGATTTTCTGGGTGCTGCTGGTGATGGCGGTAATGAGCTGGGTCAGCCGCGGCCGTAGTCCGGTCGAGTACGCCATGATTCAGCTGACCGAGCCGCTCCTGCGCCCGATCCGCAATCTGCTGCCAGCCATGGGCGGGATCGATTTTTCGCCGATGATTCTGGTTCTGCTGCTGTATGTCCTGAACATGGGCATCGCTGAACTGTTACAGTCAACGGGCAACATGCTGCTGCCGGGGCTGTGGATGGCGCTATGA
- a CDS encoding YggL family protein — protein MMANRSRRLRKKMHIEEFQEVGFSVAWRFPEGTSVETIDKEVDAFIDEVIEPNKLAFDGSGYLSWEGLICKQEIGKCTEEQQALVRKWLEDRKFEEVRVSELFDIWWD, from the coding sequence ATAATGGCAAACCGTAGCCGTCGTCTGCGTAAAAAGATGCACATCGAGGAATTCCAGGAAGTCGGTTTTTCCGTCGCATGGCGTTTCCCGGAAGGGACGAGCGTAGAAACCATTGATAAGGAAGTTGACGCCTTTATCGATGAAGTGATCGAGCCGAACAAACTGGCGTTTGATGGCAGCGGCTATCTCTCCTGGGAAGGCCTGATCTGCAAGCAAGAGATCGGTAAGTGCACCGAAGAACAGCAGGCACTCGTGCGCAAATGGCTGGAAGACCGCAAATTCGAAGAGGTCCGCGTTAGCGAACTTTTCGACATTTGGTGGGACTAA
- the ruvX gene encoding Holliday junction resolvase RuvX, producing MSGTLLGFDFGTRSIGVAIGQRITGTARPLTAIKAQDGTPDWNIIERLLKEWQPEAVIVGLPLNMDGTEQPLTARARKFANKIHGRFGVVVKLHDERLSTVEARAGLFEHGGFRALNKGSVDSASAVIILESFFEQGF from the coding sequence ATGAGCGGAACCCTTCTTGGCTTTGATTTCGGCACCCGAAGTATCGGCGTGGCGATCGGCCAGCGCATTACCGGCACCGCGCGTCCGCTAACGGCGATAAAAGCCCAGGACGGCACGCCCGACTGGAACATCATCGAGCGCCTGCTGAAAGAGTGGCAACCCGAAGCCGTTATCGTCGGCCTGCCGCTCAACATGGATGGCACCGAGCAGCCGCTCACCGCCCGCGCGCGTAAATTTGCCAATAAGATCCATGGCCGCTTTGGCGTCGTGGTTAAGCTGCACGATGAACGCCTGAGCACCGTTGAAGCCCGCGCCGGTCTGTTTGAGCACGGCGGCTTCCGTGCCCTGAACAAAGGCAGCGTCGATTCTGCCTCGGCGGTGATCATCCTCGAAAGCTTCTTCGAGCAAGGGTTTTAA
- the yggU gene encoding DUF167 family protein YggU: MSAVSSCVDGLVLRLYIQPKASRDSIVGLHGDELKVAITAPPVDGQANAHLTKYLAKQFRVAKSQVIIEKGELGRHKQVKILNPQNIPTEVAALSQQD; encoded by the coding sequence ATGAGTGCCGTCAGCTCCTGCGTCGACGGGCTGGTTTTACGGCTGTATATTCAGCCGAAAGCCAGCCGCGACAGCATTGTCGGATTACATGGCGACGAATTAAAAGTCGCCATTACCGCTCCTCCCGTGGACGGCCAGGCGAACGCGCATTTGACCAAATATCTGGCAAAACAGTTTCGCGTCGCCAAAAGCCAGGTCATCATTGAAAAGGGTGAACTGGGACGTCATAAACAGGTAAAAATCCTCAACCCGCAAAACATCCCGACGGAAGTCGCGGCACTGTCACAACAGGATTAA
- a CDS encoding XTP/dITP diphosphatase, whose protein sequence is MQKVVLATGNAGKVRELASLLNDFGLDVVAQTELGVDSAEETGLTFIENAILKARHAAQVTGLPAIADDSGLAVDALGGAPGIYSARYSGVDATDQQNLEKLLETLKDVPDAQRQAQFHCVLVYMRHAEDPTPIVCHGSWPGVIARESAGNGGFGYDPIFFVPSEGKTAAELTREEKSAISHRGRALKLLLEALRNG, encoded by the coding sequence ATGCAGAAAGTTGTTCTCGCCACCGGTAACGCCGGTAAAGTGCGCGAGCTGGCCTCGCTATTAAATGATTTTGGTCTGGACGTGGTCGCGCAGACCGAGCTGGGCGTGGATTCGGCGGAAGAGACTGGCCTGACGTTTATCGAAAATGCGATCCTGAAAGCGCGTCACGCGGCACAGGTGACCGGTCTTCCGGCGATTGCGGATGATTCAGGCCTGGCGGTAGATGCTCTGGGCGGTGCACCGGGTATTTACTCTGCGCGCTACTCCGGCGTGGATGCGACCGATCAGCAGAACCTGGAAAAGCTGCTGGAAACCCTGAAAGACGTACCGGACGCACAGCGTCAGGCGCAGTTCCACTGCGTGCTGGTCTATATGCGTCATGCAGAAGACCCGACGCCGATCGTCTGCCACGGCAGCTGGCCGGGCGTGATTGCTCGCGAATCGGCGGGTAACGGCGGCTTTGGCTACGATCCGATTTTCTTTGTCCCTTCTGAGGGCAAAACCGCCGCGGAACTGACCCGCGAAGAAAAAAGCGCGATTTCCCATCGTGGGCGCGCGTTGAAACTGTTACTGGAAGCATTACGTAATGGCTAA